The Paenibacillus sp. MBLB1832 genome has a window encoding:
- a CDS encoding AraC family transcriptional regulator yields the protein MKLMNYLNLNVHPVQLSFFKDRTHTFEEIFHAHQGMELLVVHEGRGIVIIEQQIVELSPGSIFCFRPFQLHRIRIHNLPEDRYVRSLFVLEPAVLDAALTAFPALREFFRQLWQDPLMPQALRSDNLLDLEALLRSYEPKITAAREHGPERLLEEQLLFLTAFLHQLRADSEKASHSPSHAGLKPSSKSSTTAERMLAWIEAHYMEPFKLDVLAEAVHLTPNHVSATFRQSIGSTITEYLTARRIRQACWLLRTTDMSVQQIGEAVGLGDFSYFCQLFKKHVGVSPYKFKKKPYDFS from the coding sequence ATGAAGCTGATGAATTACTTAAACCTTAACGTGCACCCTGTGCAATTATCGTTTTTCAAAGATAGAACGCATACATTCGAAGAAATATTTCATGCACATCAGGGCATGGAGCTTCTCGTCGTTCATGAAGGTAGAGGAATTGTCATAATTGAACAACAAATTGTTGAACTTTCGCCAGGGTCGATTTTCTGCTTCAGACCCTTTCAGCTGCATCGCATCCGAATTCACAATCTGCCCGAGGATCGCTATGTCCGATCACTTTTCGTGCTGGAGCCTGCCGTTCTGGACGCGGCGCTCACCGCATTCCCTGCTCTGCGCGAGTTCTTCAGGCAATTATGGCAGGATCCGCTCATGCCGCAGGCATTACGAAGCGATAATTTGTTGGACCTTGAGGCTTTGTTACGCAGTTACGAACCGAAAATTACGGCTGCACGAGAGCACGGTCCTGAGCGATTGCTGGAGGAACAACTCCTTTTCCTCACCGCTTTCTTGCATCAACTCCGCGCTGACTCGGAAAAGGCCAGCCATTCACCATCGCATGCGGGGTTGAAGCCTTCTAGCAAAAGCTCCACAACAGCTGAGCGAATGCTTGCGTGGATTGAAGCGCATTACATGGAGCCGTTTAAGCTGGATGTGCTTGCGGAGGCGGTACACCTGACACCGAACCATGTCTCGGCCACCTTTCGTCAATCCATAGGCAGCACCATCACCGAGTACTTGACCGCTCGGAGGATCCGACAAGCGTGCTGGCTTCTGCGCACGACTGACATGTCCGTACAACAAATCGGAGAAGCCGTCGGGTTGGGTGACTTCTCCTACTTTTGCCAGCTATTTAAGAAACATGTAGGAGTTTCGCCTTATAAATTCAAGAAAAAGCCTTATGATTTCTCGTAA
- a CDS encoding glycoside hydrolase family 2 TIM barrel-domain containing protein, whose protein sequence is MKQRLTEHWEHYRGSLGGVWEVWRSDKLQNHYNVPWESVTLPHTYNGYDVMDPDHTYYQGQGWYRNKLDIHNPYPKGRTLLHFEGAGQRTDVYIYTEKVGSHLGGYDEFTVDISEAIERAQGIDRYAGQVPVAIACDNSRELETIPSDASDFNLYGGVYRYLNLVYVPQISLAQVHVETHVDNVSAQKARSGQVKVRAKLYNPVGITENISLTIVLKGKDGSVVEQAELSSPTWQDEQEIAVFEVPNPHLWSVSDPYLYEISVTLRCEDGEMTSQERFGFRTFEFVKQGPFKLNGERLLLRGTHRHEDHAAVGAAMTENMIREEMQLIKEMGANFIRLGHYQQSRIVLDLCDELGILVWEEIPWCRGGLGGPAYRQQCIDMLTAMISQHYNHPSVILWGLGNENDWECDFDYFDQQEIRTFMKRLHDLSHELDPNRLTAIRRCEFCKDIIDIYSPSIWAGWYRGVYTDYESSCQTAFENVDSFFHMEWGADNLPTRHVEKPYTGFSLMQNADGVTDERDGDYLLTGGEPRVSRDGDWSETYFCEMIDWYLKSQEKMEWLTGAAQWSFKDFATPVRPDSPIPYLNMKGIVERDLTPKEAFYVFQSYWSDKPMVRIYGHTMPVRWGMEGERKLIKVYSNAEQVELFLNGQSLGAKQRDSQDFPCAGLRWETVLTAGEYHLRAEAVCNGEIVSDELRFTYQSEAWGEPNEIKLTTETLTDGRVYVEVRAYDANGVFCPNASEFVRFGLAGDGKLLDNLGTIRGSRQVQLAGGRAGIYVDTCGGLPAGITVTDFVSAGGPASSIAVSKRAAQQRYISVISAACEGMSTVTAIIEVMK, encoded by the coding sequence ATGAAACAACGATTAACGGAGCATTGGGAGCACTATCGCGGATCTTTAGGCGGTGTTTGGGAGGTGTGGCGTTCCGATAAGCTGCAAAATCATTATAATGTCCCTTGGGAGTCAGTGACGCTTCCACATACATACAACGGGTATGATGTGATGGACCCCGATCATACCTATTATCAAGGACAAGGTTGGTATCGGAACAAGCTTGATATACACAACCCTTACCCAAAGGGAAGGACGCTGCTCCATTTTGAAGGTGCGGGGCAACGAACAGACGTGTACATTTATACGGAAAAGGTGGGTTCCCACCTTGGCGGATATGATGAGTTCACGGTGGACATTTCGGAGGCGATCGAACGGGCTCAAGGCATTGATCGCTATGCGGGACAAGTACCCGTTGCAATTGCTTGCGATAATAGCCGAGAACTGGAGACGATCCCTTCGGATGCGAGTGATTTCAATCTGTATGGCGGCGTATACCGTTATCTGAATCTCGTCTATGTGCCGCAAATTTCGCTGGCTCAGGTGCATGTGGAAACACATGTGGACAATGTATCTGCACAGAAGGCAAGAAGCGGGCAGGTCAAGGTACGCGCCAAGCTGTACAATCCTGTTGGGATCACCGAGAACATTTCACTTACAATTGTTTTAAAAGGGAAAGACGGATCGGTCGTTGAACAAGCAGAGCTTTCATCGCCAACTTGGCAAGACGAGCAGGAGATCGCTGTCTTTGAAGTACCTAACCCACATCTGTGGTCCGTTTCGGATCCGTATTTATATGAAATCTCTGTCACGCTTCGCTGCGAGGATGGTGAGATGACAAGCCAAGAAAGGTTTGGCTTCCGCACGTTTGAATTTGTCAAACAGGGCCCGTTCAAGCTGAACGGAGAGCGATTATTGCTGCGCGGTACGCACCGGCATGAAGATCATGCCGCAGTCGGAGCTGCTATGACAGAGAACATGATTCGTGAAGAAATGCAGCTTATTAAGGAGATGGGCGCTAATTTTATTCGCCTTGGGCATTATCAGCAGTCTCGTATTGTGCTGGATCTATGTGATGAGCTAGGTATTCTAGTCTGGGAAGAAATCCCTTGGTGCCGCGGCGGGCTTGGCGGTCCTGCCTATCGCCAGCAGTGCATCGATATGCTGACAGCGATGATTTCTCAGCATTATAATCACCCTTCGGTTATCCTATGGGGACTAGGCAATGAGAACGATTGGGAATGCGATTTCGATTACTTCGATCAGCAGGAGATTCGTACTTTCATGAAGCGCTTGCACGATCTGTCTCATGAGCTTGACCCTAATCGATTAACAGCAATTCGCCGTTGTGAATTCTGCAAAGATATTATCGATATATACTCGCCTTCCATCTGGGCAGGATGGTATCGCGGCGTCTATACGGATTATGAATCAAGCTGTCAGACCGCATTCGAAAACGTCGACTCCTTCTTCCATATGGAATGGGGTGCAGATAATTTGCCGACTCGTCATGTGGAGAAGCCGTACACGGGCTTTTCATTGATGCAGAATGCCGATGGTGTTACGGATGAACGCGATGGCGATTATTTATTAACCGGCGGTGAGCCGCGTGTATCGCGAGATGGCGATTGGTCGGAAACGTATTTCTGTGAAATGATCGATTGGTACTTGAAATCGCAGGAGAAGATGGAGTGGCTGACAGGCGCAGCACAGTGGTCCTTCAAGGATTTTGCTACGCCAGTACGGCCGGATTCACCGATTCCTTACCTGAACATGAAGGGGATTGTCGAGCGTGACCTGACGCCGAAGGAAGCCTTCTATGTGTTCCAATCATACTGGTCAGACAAGCCGATGGTTCGCATTTATGGGCATACGATGCCCGTTCGTTGGGGCATGGAGGGAGAACGTAAGCTGATTAAAGTCTACTCGAATGCCGAGCAGGTTGAGTTGTTCCTGAATGGACAAAGCTTGGGCGCGAAGCAGCGTGATTCGCAAGATTTCCCTTGCGCAGGACTTCGCTGGGAGACGGTGCTTACAGCAGGCGAGTATCACCTGCGTGCGGAAGCGGTATGTAACGGCGAAATTGTGAGCGATGAGCTGAGATTCACGTATCAATCCGAGGCTTGGGGAGAGCCGAATGAGATCAAATTAACAACGGAAACTTTGACAGATGGCCGTGTTTACGTGGAAGTTCGGGCGTATGACGCGAACGGTGTATTTTGCCCGAACGCGTCTGAATTTGTTCGATTTGGATTGGCCGGGGATGGGAAGCTGCTTGATAATCTCGGCACGATTCGAGGCTCAAGACAAGTGCAGCTAGCTGGGGGACGTGCAGGAATTTATGTAGATACGTGTGGTGGCTTACCGGCTGGGATAACGGTAACGGATTTCGTAAGCGCAGGCGGTCCCGCATCTTCCATAGCAGTTTCTAAACGAGCTGCCCAGCAGAGATACATATCCGTGATCAGCGCAGCGTGTGAAGGGATGTCTACAGTAACCGCCATTATCGAAGTTATGAAATGA
- a CDS encoding glycoside hydrolase family 88 protein — MMEQLGEKSPHVAKEDGIYDDLRLDWWTSGFWPGILWIMHDMTGKAHYKEAAWEWDGKFEQASIRDNNFHHDVGFQYLPTAVIKHKLTGDSDGLRRGLQAANFLAGRFNLAGKFLRAWNQDKLGWAIVDSTMNLSLLFWASVVSGDPRFEHIGIAHANTVVDKFIREDGSVNHILSFDPWTGELIESLGGQGVGPQSAWSRGAAWALHGLANVYRFTGETQYLKAAQRVANYFLACLPDDDVAHWDFRAGQSLDNEPRDTSAASCAASGLIDLAAALPDQEGAVYRRAAERMLLSLTQHYGTWDQPDHQAILLGGTGNKPAGQNINVSLIYGDYYYVEAIAKLLGWEQRIF, encoded by the coding sequence ATGATGGAACAGCTTGGGGAGAAATCTCCGCATGTTGCCAAGGAAGATGGCATCTATGATGATTTGCGACTCGATTGGTGGACGTCAGGCTTCTGGCCTGGGATTTTGTGGATTATGCATGACATGACAGGCAAAGCGCATTACAAGGAAGCAGCTTGGGAATGGGATGGTAAATTCGAACAAGCGAGCATCCGTGATAACAATTTCCATCATGATGTCGGCTTTCAGTATTTGCCGACTGCCGTCATTAAGCATAAGCTGACAGGGGATTCGGACGGTTTGCGGCGCGGACTTCAAGCGGCTAATTTCTTGGCAGGGCGATTCAATCTCGCAGGCAAATTTCTGCGTGCTTGGAATCAGGATAAGCTGGGTTGGGCGATCGTGGATTCAACGATGAATTTGTCCCTACTATTCTGGGCCTCTGTGGTGTCAGGGGATCCGCGCTTTGAACATATCGGCATAGCGCATGCGAATACGGTTGTCGACAAATTCATTCGTGAGGACGGCTCTGTGAACCATATTTTAAGTTTCGATCCTTGGACTGGCGAGCTCATTGAATCGCTTGGCGGTCAAGGTGTTGGTCCACAATCGGCTTGGAGCCGAGGAGCGGCTTGGGCGTTGCATGGTTTGGCGAATGTATACCGATTCACTGGGGAAACACAGTACTTAAAAGCGGCTCAGCGAGTGGCCAACTACTTCCTGGCTTGTCTGCCAGACGACGATGTGGCGCATTGGGATTTCCGCGCCGGCCAATCGTTGGATAACGAGCCGAGGGATACATCAGCAGCTTCATGTGCTGCCTCTGGTTTGATCGATCTGGCAGCTGCCCTGCCAGACCAAGAAGGCGCTGTGTACCGCCGCGCAGCCGAGCGGATGCTGCTCTCTCTGACGCAGCATTACGGTACGTGGGATCAGCCAGATCATCAAGCCATCCTCTTGGGGGGCACAGGGAATAAACCAGCGGGACAGAACATAAACGTTTCGCTCATCTATGGCGATTATTATTATGTTGAAGCGATTGCCAAGCTGCTTGGGTGGGAACAACGCATATTTTAA
- the rpmF gene encoding 50S ribosomal protein L32: MAVPQRRTSKTRRDKRRTHFKLEVPGMVKCEQCAELKKAHHVCKNCGSYKGREIVKAQ, from the coding sequence ATGGCTGTTCCTCAACGAAGAACGTCCAAAACACGTCGCGATAAGCGCCGTACTCACTTTAAACTGGAAGTTCCAGGCATGGTGAAGTGTGAACAATGTGCAGAGCTTAAGAAAGCACATCACGTTTGCAAAAACTGCGGTTCATATAAGGGTAGAGAGATTGTAAAAGCTCAATAA
- a CDS encoding AraC family transcriptional regulator, which produces MYLCKETMAMLSDIALVLNGREASFKVYNWGIVSPLFDNPVHKHSFFEVCYVMDGEGEYTDDGIHYLLKPGTHFISRPGVTHQIRTANGLFLLYVGFELDHAQSSETMRESFQHLAEHAVVVVEEAAQHPTALLWKSLLLQEKPASNLPQAAIPSISYSLLLSFLTLFGGRVNRTSQPRQHSNHYLQQAKLFIRDNLSQPLSLQLVANYLNVSERHLSRLFASGIHENFTQFVRDERIRQGSHLLMNSELSIKEIAEATGFSSVHYFSRLFMEVIGLPPAKFRKQHQTSQA; this is translated from the coding sequence ATGTATTTATGCAAAGAAACGATGGCTATGTTGAGTGATATTGCGCTTGTGTTGAATGGCCGTGAAGCCAGCTTTAAAGTGTACAATTGGGGTATTGTATCCCCTTTATTCGATAACCCCGTCCATAAGCATTCCTTCTTCGAAGTGTGCTATGTGATGGACGGCGAAGGAGAATATACGGATGATGGTATCCATTACCTTTTGAAACCAGGAACACATTTCATCTCTCGCCCAGGGGTCACGCATCAGATTCGTACGGCCAACGGGTTATTCCTACTGTATGTAGGATTCGAGCTGGATCATGCCCAATCTAGTGAGACGATGCGCGAAAGCTTCCAACACCTCGCTGAGCACGCTGTCGTCGTTGTGGAAGAGGCAGCGCAGCATCCCACTGCTTTGCTCTGGAAATCGCTCTTGCTTCAAGAAAAACCCGCCAGCAACCTGCCGCAAGCCGCCATTCCATCCATTTCCTATTCGTTATTGTTGTCGTTTCTCACGCTATTTGGGGGGCGTGTGAATCGAACAAGCCAGCCTCGCCAACATTCGAATCACTACCTTCAGCAGGCCAAGCTATTTATCCGTGATAATTTATCGCAGCCGCTGAGTTTACAGCTTGTCGCCAACTATTTGAATGTATCGGAGCGCCACTTGTCCCGTTTGTTTGCGTCTGGCATACATGAAAACTTTACTCAATTCGTTCGCGACGAACGAATTCGTCAGGGATCACACTTATTAATGAATAGTGAGCTTTCGATCAAGGAAATCGCCGAAGCAACAGGCTTTTCTTCCGTTCATTATTTCTCGCGACTGTTTATGGAGGTTATCGGCCTGCCCCCTGCGAAGTTTCGCAAGCAGCATCAAACCTCCCAGGCATGA
- a CDS encoding phytanoyl-CoA dioxygenase family protein — protein MIQSRDAEFYKENGYLLVKGVFNQQEVAEMREAVEKIITRAAQSKSDGNHAWQGDFLPKEELKKLVLKGFHDVHYHDAAFTRAAVHSRMREVLTQIIGPNVQLHHSKMLVKPPEVGAAFPMHQDYPYFPHEKHTMLAASVHLDDADEQNGCLRVIPGSHREGTLPHVGTYYLNHKQYPITDGTPCVAEAGDVLFFNYLTIHGSEPNRSVRTRRNVLFQYRDPSDFPTDNVHFDWGMGLMVAGENPHFTKVKPEYTIK, from the coding sequence ATGATTCAATCGAGGGATGCGGAATTTTACAAAGAAAATGGATATTTGTTAGTCAAAGGTGTGTTCAATCAGCAAGAAGTGGCTGAGATGAGAGAAGCTGTAGAGAAAATTATTACTCGCGCAGCCCAATCCAAGTCGGACGGCAATCATGCCTGGCAAGGAGATTTCCTTCCGAAAGAGGAATTGAAGAAGCTGGTGCTGAAAGGATTTCACGATGTACACTATCATGATGCCGCTTTCACGCGAGCTGCTGTTCATTCCCGTATGCGTGAAGTACTCACTCAAATTATTGGGCCTAATGTGCAGCTTCATCACTCGAAAATGCTAGTCAAACCGCCAGAGGTCGGCGCAGCTTTCCCGATGCATCAGGACTATCCGTATTTCCCGCATGAGAAGCATACGATGCTCGCGGCGAGCGTACATTTGGATGATGCCGATGAGCAAAATGGCTGTCTGCGCGTCATTCCGGGTTCGCATCGCGAAGGTACTTTGCCGCACGTTGGAACATATTATTTAAATCATAAACAGTATCCGATTACGGATGGAACCCCGTGCGTGGCTGAAGCTGGTGATGTGCTTTTCTTTAATTACTTAACGATTCACGGATCAGAGCCGAATCGGAGTGTGAGAACGCGGAGAAACGTGCTATTCCAATATCGTGACCCAAGTGATTTCCCGACAGATAACGTCCACTTTGACTGGGGGATGGGTCTGATGGTCGCTGGGGAAAACCCCCACTTCACGAAGGTGAAGCCAGAGTATACGATCAAATAA
- a CDS encoding MerR family transcriptional regulator, whose protein sequence is MNTFKIDEVAKECGLTKRTIRYYEEIGVLFPPERSEGGIRLYSSRHIERLKQIVTARDVLGFSLNEILDFVAIREKIGEQRDGYLQTEEAQQKLLHLLEVKAMVDQQLSMVDLKLAKMKEFRKEIEQIQTRINNEITKITT, encoded by the coding sequence GTGAACACATTCAAAATCGATGAGGTTGCTAAGGAATGCGGATTGACCAAACGAACGATTCGTTACTACGAGGAGATCGGCGTTTTGTTCCCTCCTGAGCGCAGCGAAGGCGGTATCCGCTTATATTCGTCGAGGCATATCGAACGATTAAAGCAAATCGTAACCGCACGCGATGTCCTTGGCTTTTCGCTTAACGAAATATTGGATTTCGTCGCGATTCGCGAGAAGATCGGCGAGCAGCGAGATGGGTATCTCCAAACGGAGGAAGCCCAACAAAAGCTGTTGCACTTGCTGGAAGTCAAGGCGATGGTCGATCAGCAATTGAGCATGGTGGATCTGAAGCTTGCCAAAATGAAGGAGTTTCGCAAAGAGATTGAACAGATTCAAACCCGTATTAACAACGAGATTACAAAAATAACCACATAA
- a CDS encoding MFS transporter yields the protein MQPSAMNKAQTAAQTKPHTKEVSMFSQPKAVWAVVFASIIAFMGLGLVDPILPAIAKKLHASHSDVTLLFTSYNAVMAVAMLITGVISSRLGIKKTLLAGIVIIAIFSALGGMSNGIWSLVWLRGGWGLGNALFVATALSAIVSMSKTGVAKSIILFEVAVGLGISVGPLLGGELGAISWRGPFFGVASLMIIAFLMILFIMPKPQTQIRKTKTSLADPFRALKFKALRTFGIAAALYNFGFFTLLVYAALVLGKLGLDEHQLGYVFLGWGLMLAFTSVFTAPKLQKRYGTLPSMCVQLFLFAVTLFVMAEWTTDKTVIIVCVIIAGAFLGNNNTLITTAVMNAAPVERPTASAAYSFLRFIGGAIAPFLAGKLAEWFNPHMPFIVGGSCVVLAVIYLWMNQKHLKHVDEVESAH from the coding sequence ATGCAACCCTCAGCTATGAACAAGGCCCAAACGGCCGCACAGACGAAACCACATACCAAGGAAGTTAGTATGTTTAGTCAACCGAAAGCGGTATGGGCGGTCGTCTTCGCCAGTATTATTGCTTTCATGGGTCTTGGTCTTGTTGACCCGATCCTACCTGCCATTGCGAAGAAGCTGCATGCTTCTCATAGCGATGTAACGTTATTATTCACGAGTTACAACGCCGTTATGGCTGTTGCGATGCTGATTACAGGAGTTATCTCATCGCGGCTTGGCATCAAGAAAACACTGCTTGCGGGTATCGTCATCATTGCCATTTTCTCCGCATTGGGCGGTATGTCGAATGGGATTTGGAGCCTTGTATGGCTGCGTGGCGGCTGGGGACTCGGGAATGCGCTATTCGTCGCAACCGCGTTATCCGCGATCGTATCCATGTCCAAAACAGGTGTCGCTAAATCGATTATTTTGTTTGAAGTAGCCGTTGGTTTAGGGATCTCTGTAGGTCCATTGCTTGGTGGAGAGCTTGGTGCCATCTCTTGGAGAGGTCCATTCTTCGGCGTAGCAAGTCTGATGATCATTGCCTTCTTAATGATTCTATTTATTATGCCAAAACCGCAAACTCAAATTCGTAAAACCAAAACTTCCTTGGCTGATCCATTTCGCGCCTTGAAGTTCAAGGCTTTACGTACGTTTGGGATCGCAGCGGCGCTGTATAACTTCGGATTTTTCACATTATTGGTATATGCGGCTTTAGTTTTAGGGAAACTAGGCTTAGATGAACATCAGCTTGGTTATGTATTCTTGGGTTGGGGACTTATGCTGGCATTTACATCCGTGTTTACGGCACCGAAGTTGCAGAAGCGTTATGGTACTTTACCGTCCATGTGTGTGCAATTATTCTTATTTGCAGTTACGTTGTTCGTCATGGCGGAGTGGACGACAGATAAAACCGTCATTATCGTGTGTGTAATTATCGCTGGCGCTTTCCTGGGAAATAATAATACGTTGATCACAACGGCGGTCATGAATGCTGCGCCTGTTGAACGTCCAACTGCATCAGCAGCCTACAGTTTCTTGCGTTTCATCGGCGGGGCAATTGCTCCGTTCTTAGCTGGAAAGTTGGCGGAATGGTTTAACCCGCATATGCCATTTATCGTTGGCGGCAGCTGTGTTGTGTTGGCAGTCATCTACTTATGGATGAATCAGAAGCATTTGAAACACGTGGACGAAGTCGAGAGTGCACATTAG
- a CDS encoding glycoside hydrolase family protein, which translates to MQAHGGGIIKVGTYYYWFGENRNGDNLVACYRSTDLKTLEFRNNVLKHSSAAELATANIERPKVIYNASTGQFVMWMHKENGTDYSEARAAVAYSSTIDGD; encoded by the coding sequence TTGCAAGCCCATGGCGGCGGCATTATTAAAGTAGGCACATATTACTACTGGTTTGGAGAGAACAGAAACGGTGATAACTTAGTTGCGTGTTACCGTTCCACAGATCTCAAAACATTGGAATTCCGCAACAATGTGTTGAAGCATTCTTCTGCTGCAGAATTGGCGACAGCGAATATTGAACGGCCGAAAGTCATCTATAATGCGTCAACAGGTCAATTCGTCATGTGGATGCACAAAGAAAACGGGACCGATTACAGTGAAGCAAGAGCAGCGGTTGCCTACTCCTCTACAATTGACGGCGACTAA
- a CDS encoding RICIN domain-containing protein: protein MRNSNKSLAVSGTDKNLSAAPIQQFTDTTNLYQRWQFVRKANGYYSIVNKQSGKYMDVNGQSTADGAINIQYASNGGKNQEWLLVDLGNGYYALENRNSRKFMDISGSSTADGGQSIQWTWNGGNNQQWTIN from the coding sequence ATTCGAAACAGCAACAAATCACTCGCTGTCAGCGGCACGGACAAAAATCTCAGCGCAGCACCGATTCAGCAGTTTACCGACACGACAAATCTATATCAGAGATGGCAATTCGTGAGAAAAGCGAATGGCTATTACAGTATCGTGAATAAACAAAGCGGCAAATATATGGATGTGAACGGACAATCTACGGCGGATGGCGCGATCAATATTCAATATGCGAGCAACGGCGGTAAAAACCAAGAATGGTTGCTGGTTGATCTGGGGAATGGATATTATGCGCTGGAGAATCGGAACAGCCGAAAATTCATGGATATTAGCGGAAGCTCCACAGCCGATGGCGGTCAGAGCATCCAATGGACGTGGAATGGCGGGAATAATCAGCAGTGGACGATTAATTAA
- a CDS encoding glycoside hydrolase family 88 protein produces MTQEQWIQDAWEQGVRKVLHTSIRVGAEFPHGSNDGQFQMTSPHYWTSGFWPGICWLIYRDQKNDSLRQLAESCEEQMDAVLANIHTLDHDMGFMWTLTSITNWRLTQNETSKRRALTVASHLAGRLNLKGSFIRAWNHPERVGWAIIDCLMNLPLLYWASKETGDPRFKHIAEAHANMAAKHFLREDGSAYHIVCFDPETGERVGALGGQGYAENSAWARGSAWSIYGLALSYRHTGRADFLAGAERAAQFFTSHLPADKVPYWDFRLPTFEAAPRDTSAAAIAACGLLDLAAVCAGDKALFYKEQACAILQSLANNYQGDDSEEAILLSGTGNLPSNQNVNKPLIYGDYYYMEALAKLQGYPSFSEAGLSDEA; encoded by the coding sequence ATGACACAGGAACAATGGATACAAGACGCCTGGGAACAGGGCGTTCGCAAAGTATTGCACACAAGTATTCGCGTAGGAGCGGAATTCCCGCACGGATCGAACGACGGTCAATTTCAAATGACATCACCGCATTATTGGACTTCAGGCTTCTGGCCAGGTATTTGCTGGCTCATTTACCGCGATCAAAAGAATGACTCCTTACGCCAACTTGCCGAGAGTTGCGAGGAACAGATGGATGCCGTTCTAGCCAACATCCATACACTAGATCATGATATGGGCTTCATGTGGACATTAACGTCGATCACGAACTGGCGCCTCACACAGAATGAGACTTCCAAACGTCGAGCCTTGACGGTCGCAAGCCATCTAGCAGGTCGCCTCAACTTGAAAGGAAGCTTCATTCGGGCATGGAATCATCCTGAACGGGTCGGATGGGCCATCATTGATTGTTTAATGAATTTGCCGCTTCTATATTGGGCTTCGAAGGAGACTGGCGACCCGCGATTCAAGCATATCGCAGAGGCGCACGCGAACATGGCGGCCAAGCATTTCCTTCGCGAGGATGGCTCCGCGTATCACATCGTGTGCTTCGACCCGGAGACAGGCGAGCGGGTCGGCGCTCTTGGCGGCCAAGGCTATGCGGAGAACTCCGCATGGGCTCGCGGATCGGCATGGTCGATCTATGGCTTAGCGCTTAGCTACCGCCATACCGGCCGTGCCGATTTCTTAGCAGGGGCGGAGCGCGCTGCGCAATTCTTCACGTCACACTTACCTGCGGATAAGGTGCCGTACTGGGACTTCCGCCTGCCGACCTTCGAGGCGGCACCGCGAGATACGAGCGCTGCGGCGATTGCGGCATGCGGACTTCTCGATCTGGCAGCGGTATGCGCTGGCGACAAAGCCCTCTTTTATAAGGAACAAGCGTGTGCGATCTTGCAATCCCTAGCGAACAACTACCAGGGGGATGATTCTGAAGAAGCTATCCTCCTATCTGGCACAGGTAACCTGCCGAGTAACCAGAATGTGAACAAGCCGCTCATCTATGGCGATTATTATTATATGGAAGCATTGGCGAAGCTGCAGGGCTACCCTTCCTTCTCCGAAGCAGGCTTGTCTGACGAGGCGTAA